Proteins from a genomic interval of bacterium YEK0313:
- the gsiD_19 gene encoding Glutathione transport system permease protein GsiD, producing the protein MDARTSDSAATLAEPPMDGAVVTPKGRLAHVLERFPPVVMLALFWLVLMLAVALAADLIQPYDFKALDLRGRLNPPVFMTGGSWRHLLGSDELGRDVLSRLIVSIRLSLSLAFMATLISATLGVSLGFLAAYFRGRVEQLVLMIIDAQASMPFMIIALAVLAFFGNSLVLFTVLMGFHGWERIARIARGLAIAANEHGYATAVRDLGASPWRIYGRHILPNIASTLIVSMTLTFPEVILLESGLSFLGLGVQPPLTSLGNMVGYGREYIQTAPWILIAPCTVIVLTTLSVSILGDWLRDRLDPTLK; encoded by the coding sequence ATGGACGCGCGCACCTCCGACAGCGCCGCCACCCTCGCCGAGCCGCCGATGGACGGCGCGGTGGTGACGCCCAAGGGCCGGCTCGCCCATGTCCTCGAGCGCTTCCCGCCCGTCGTCATGCTCGCGCTGTTCTGGCTCGTCCTGATGCTGGCCGTCGCGCTCGCCGCCGACCTGATCCAGCCCTACGACTTCAAGGCGCTGGACCTGCGCGGCCGGCTCAATCCGCCGGTCTTCATGACCGGCGGCTCCTGGCGGCACCTGCTCGGCTCGGACGAGCTCGGCCGCGACGTGCTCTCACGCCTCATCGTCTCGATCCGGCTGTCGCTGTCGCTCGCCTTCATGGCGACGCTCATCTCGGCGACGCTCGGCGTCAGCCTCGGCTTCCTCGCCGCCTATTTCCGCGGCCGGGTCGAGCAGCTCGTGCTGATGATCATCGACGCCCAGGCCTCGATGCCGTTCATGATCATCGCGCTCGCCGTGCTCGCCTTCTTCGGCAATTCGCTGGTGCTGTTCACCGTGCTGATGGGCTTCCATGGCTGGGAGCGCATCGCGCGCATCGCCCGGGGCCTGGCGATCGCCGCCAACGAGCACGGCTACGCCACCGCCGTGCGCGATCTCGGCGCCTCGCCCTGGCGCATCTACGGCCGGCACATCCTGCCGAACATCGCCTCGACGCTGATCGTCTCGATGACGCTGACCTTCCCGGAAGTGATCCTGCTCGAATCCGGCCTGTCCTTCCTCGGGCTCGGCGTCCAGCCGCCGCTGACCTCGCTCGGCAACATGGTCGGCTACGGCCGCGAATACATCCAGACCGCGCCCTGGATCCTGATCGCCCCCTGCACCGTCATCGTGCTGACGACGCTGTCGGTGTCGATCCTCGGCGACTGGCTGCGCGACCGGCTCGACCCGACGCTGAAATGA
- a CDS encoding Xylose isomerase-like TIM barrel, with translation MTDKTLGVGLSIDVKDPNFRDIGSQIDEARHLGANFVELPLHKLDIVVGGRILKDRLADLKERITNHGVAYTLHGHLGINLMEDSHLIGLHKDVLKANLEIAQALGAVHLVIHSGFCRPQQASSVEHAYDRQREILASLGGEAEAADVVVCVENIFTYDFARHTALPSRLAAELRLIDHPFIQATFDFSHGYQHCAQVGADFVTEAKALTPFSKHLHLHDSFGRPKDFWTYSLTEDLAFGAGDLHLPMGWGSIPWDRIAAECAFPDGVVGDVELQYRYWSEARATVEAARAFCARLGDAPLAVAAE, from the coding sequence ATGACGGACAAGACCCTCGGCGTCGGCCTGTCGATCGACGTGAAGGACCCGAACTTCCGCGACATCGGCAGCCAGATCGACGAAGCGCGCCATCTCGGCGCCAATTTCGTCGAGCTGCCGCTGCACAAGCTCGACATCGTGGTCGGCGGCCGGATCCTCAAGGACCGGCTCGCGGACCTGAAGGAACGGATCACCAATCACGGCGTCGCCTATACGCTGCACGGCCATCTCGGCATCAACCTGATGGAGGACTCGCACCTGATCGGCCTGCACAAGGACGTGCTGAAGGCCAATCTGGAGATCGCCCAGGCGCTCGGCGCGGTGCACCTCGTGATCCATTCGGGCTTCTGCCGGCCGCAGCAGGCGAGCTCGGTCGAACATGCCTATGACCGCCAGCGCGAGATCCTCGCGAGCCTCGGCGGCGAGGCGGAGGCCGCCGATGTCGTGGTCTGCGTCGAGAACATCTTCACCTACGACTTCGCCCGCCATACGGCCCTGCCTTCGCGCCTTGCCGCAGAGCTCAGGCTGATCGACCACCCGTTCATCCAGGCGACCTTCGATTTCAGCCACGGCTACCAGCACTGCGCGCAGGTCGGCGCCGATTTCGTGACCGAGGCCAAGGCGCTGACGCCCTTCTCCAAACACCTGCACCTGCACGACAGCTTCGGCCGGCCGAAGGATTTCTGGACCTATTCGCTCACCGAGGACCTCGCCTTCGGCGCCGGCGACCTGCACCTGCCGATGGGTTGGGGGTCGATCCCCTGGGACCGGATCGCCGCTGAATGCGCCTTCCCGGACGGCGTCGTCGGCGATGTCGAGCTGCAGTACCGCTACTGGTCGGAAGCCCGCGCCACGGTCGAAGCGGCCCGCGCCTTCTGCGCGCGGCTCGGCGACGCGCCGCTGGCGGTCGCCGCGGAATAG